The genomic window GTTTGTATACCTGTGCAAAACAAAATTTAAGTACAATTAAATCATAATAACCTAATGCAATAATTCAGAATAATCAACCGAATTGCATTTACTGAACATGAGAACTTATTCTTGGAATATGTCAGAAAGGAGATCAGACACCATCAACAATAGGTTAATTAGAAAATAAATGACATGTCAATTGGCATAGAAAATCTTCAAGTCATATTTGACATGAAAATTTGACTATTACAAATGGCAACTAAATTACACCGGATAAGGAAAACATCAAGAAGCTAGAGAGAAAAAGGACCTGAAAGAACCACGTGAACATACAATTGCACCAACAGGGAAGAAATCCATCTCCATCGATCAAAGTTGATTTCACTATGTCAAGATACGACGAGCGGGCTATCCGTACGTAGTGGAGTATACATACAGCATGATCTGAGGTCATCGGTTCATCAACTGATTGAAAAGAAAAGGTTCAGACCAAGCATGCATTAGCACATCCCAGGAGTTCCTAGCATTGACTTCCTACACCTATAACAGATTTTAGTACCATGGAGCAGTATTTTCCATATGTGATCATCCTCCCCTACTGATCCGGTCACATGAAGTTTAACAAGCCAATGCAAGTTTTAACTGTCGGAATGAAACCACACACTATAGGCCTGAAGAACAAAAGGCAAAAAATCCTCAAATTAACTGACCGGCCACTTGTACTGGAATAACATATTTGTGTGTAGCGCATTATAGCATCATGTTAAACCAAACGGCAGCAAACAAACCAGCTTTGGCCAATCAAAAATAGATCCCATAGGAATTCCCAAATCAAAGCAGAGCAACACTGCACCAGCAGATTACAACCTGATCAGAGATGGCAGCCCAAGGGCAAGGAGAGGAGGGCATACCTTGGTGGTCATCATCGGATCTTCATGAACAGCTTGGCCTACCTGCAGCTTCCAGAGAATATCATAGATTTTGCTGCAAGAGCCCGACTCCATCAATGACCAGCAGTCCACCTGCATGAGGGCACAAGTGGAGGCCATGACAGTCGTCGTCAACGATGTGGCCTACCTCGCCGGTTCCTAGCTCTGCAATATCAAACTCCCAACAACGCTAACTTTTCCAAATGAAGGAAACAAAGATTATTTAACAACAATAATTTGTGTTCTCAAATTTAACATCCTTCAGACCACCAGGGTCTCTAGCTCTCTGCCAATCTAAAGTTTCAAACGGTCCAATGCCAAAACTTCACAAAGTCACCACAAGCTTACATTCTACTGTTTTGATTCGAAAGAACTCCTAAGAATTTCAGGTATCATCGACCCGAGCATCAAAGACAAAGCTTGGAAATGTCATGGTGATTTCACTCCTAATCGATGGCAGAATTAGTATGAGAAATCTATGCAGAACAAAGGTATTGGGTCTCAGACTGGCCAAATTATATTAAGAAATAAACTTGACCTTATGCTTGTATGCTTGGAAAGAGCCTTTCCTATCATCTTTTTGGTCATATGGCTCTAGTAATGAGATCCACCTCACCTTACTTCCCCACGGACCGCCAAGGAGGAGTCCCTCGCCAACCGCCCCGCTCTCCTCCTTAATACAACCCCACCCTTGTTCTTGCCGATCTGTCACCGCCACCAAGTGGGACGCGTGTGCCACCCCTGATGCCCTAAGCCAAGAAGGCAGATCCGATGTCTCTTGAGTCATGCATTACCAcaaacaaaaatatgatgacagAGGGACTATTATTCTCCTGAATCTGATACACCACCAAGCCTAACAAAGCAATAGAGTGCACCAAACTCAAAGCTGTTTGTATAAGCAGATTGTCAGATAATTTTGAGGGGTTCACGGACGAGCAAATTAAAGCAACATATGCATGTCATAGAAACACATTATCAAATAAACACCATTGTATTATGAAAGAAAATGGCGTGGTACTTACTACTCTTCCAAACTTATTTCTTGATGGAAATACATATATATTGGTGAATACacatcatctttattttaacccatATACATTTATTAGCTCTGCGAACATGGTCTTTAGATTTGCAGGAGAGAACCTGAGGATGTTATTTTTTGGTAGTACACATGCCATTGCAAACCTAGCTAGATCCCTTCTCTCCAATTAATGCCATCTGAATTAATCCACGGATCCGTTTCCATCGTGTGTCATTAGGAGGTCCCTTGAACAAGCAAAAGCACAATACATAACATTTCAATTGCATATGTTTTCCAAAACGATCATGAGTATAATAAAAGGATAAAATATGTCTAAAGTCCAAACTCTAGAGTATGATATATTCCGCTTCTTGGATAGGGTTGGAGTTGAGTACCTCTGTATTGCCAAGGGTGGAGAAAAGTGCCTCATCACCATAATTTCCTTGTTGGTAAGCTTCATTTCCTTCGAGACAAATCCTGTTTCTTAAAAATAGCACAACAAAAACAGCCAGTTCTTAAACATGGTCTATGCTTTCAGATTTCCTCGTTGGTTCCAATCCTGATtttccagcttcttcttgagtgTCCACGTTTGCTTCTAATCAAAAGAATATGCTGCATTAGTGTACGAATTTCAATAGCAGTTTCGTCAGGTATCATGACATCTTGTAATTTGTGATTCTAACAATTACTGTCTTACCTGCAATTGCTAAACTTATACAGTGAAAATACATTTCTATGTTGAAAGAACTTCTATCAATTCGATCATACCAATATTTTAGCTGATGCCATTACAAGAAAAATTAGCTGCAAGCAGAACCTGAGATACTGAGTATACATACTTGTGAGCTAATCTATTTTTTCAGTTAATTTAATAAAACTGATTTAATGGAccataaagtccagagtctcaaATCTCTGAACTCGGATAACAATAGCAGCATAGTATTGTGGTTGTATCAGAAAGGTAACTTACACATCATATCCTTCTATCTCTTTGTGGTCATGTAACCAGACATATATTAGGATGAAACACTCCAATATACCGCGGAATGGCAGCAAGAACACAGCAGTGGACCTTTGTTTCAACAAGGAGATAGAACTTTGTGAAAGGATGGTTTAACTTCAGAAAGTTAGGCAAAATAACAAACGTTACAGAGGCACTCACAGAAGACAGCCCATGCCATGTCCACAACACAGAAGGCGCCGCACTCTCATGGTTTAGTGCACCATTGACGATCATTTGTTCCTCTTTTAAAAAGCCAATTTGTACTGTTTTAGCCAACATTGTGTGGTCATATAAATCACTAAAGCTATTATAGTATATGAAAACATCAGAATATAGCATAGAACTCATGTGGACTTTTGAAACAGAAAAGAGGGATGGATCAGCAGATGTGCTATTCCATTTTCTCGGACAATAACTGCTCAACTTCTACAAACCCACACCAACTTCCCCATTTCATGCTTTCCGAGATTTTTCTTATCCTACGCCTCGCTGCTGTGTCATGCTTGGTCCTCATATATGAGGATTCAGAGAGAAAAGCAACAACATATTGAGCATCGTAGATATGGCTCAGTTCTGAGCGCAACCTGGCCAATTTCTTGAGAGGAAATTGACAAGCTTGTTTACCCAGTATCTAACAAATAGGTGCAGTTACTTACACCATTCTTTTACTCAAAGATGGATACATTTTTAATTATGGGGAGCACCTTGTGCAAAACCAACGGAACTTTTGAACAGTATAAAATACATCATTAATGGTGATATCTCTCCAGAAAGTAAGTTAGTAATGTTGAAGCGCATAATTTTTGAGATCCTAATACACGGTTGCTTTAAAAATCATGACTGCACAAAGTTATCTTTTATTCTGATAATAATTCAGTAATTTATGCAGAAATGAGCAAATGTGAATATATGTTATGAACAATTAAGAGTGTTAGCTACGCCATCGATCTGTGGAACAGTACAAAAAATTGCAGTACCATACTTTGATCTAATGGTCGTCCTAAATGCTGCATGAAAATACGAATTTGCTAAGTAAGATGATTCAGGAGGTAAGTTCACACGGGTTGAATGCAGAAGATTGATTTCAAAAAAGTGCGATAAAAATAGTGGGATGATGAGATGTCTTCGGTGCCTACAGTTAACATCATAGTTGTTTGCAAGCACGAAAATGATAAACAACAATGTATGGCTATGATTAATCAATAACTGTGAAGGAACATGCAGGCCACCATCATCCATGAATGCATCAGTCCAAGTCAGAGGAAATTGAATGGTTGGCAATGTACCTGGTTCTGTCATTGATGAGGCCATGGAGCTAGACGCTGGTCAGCTTGTGCGCACCCTTGTCGTTGTGCCACAGGGCACAACGCCTCACCACATGTCCTCGGTCCTCCTATACTCAATCGGATGCATCGCACCTGCACCGACACACTCCATTTCATCCAACCGAAACACATCAAAGCTAGCAAAATCACTGACAAATTCACATAGCCAGTTAGCCACAACCCACAACACTACTACTCAAAGTGGATACCATTGTACAAACAATGGGGTGAGACGTATAATTCGCTGTAACTCATCTTCTTGTCGTTTGAGAGAGCCCGAAGAACACAGCAAGCTACAGGATATTAGTGAGAATCTTGGGTTCTTTTCAAGAGGCCACCACCAGATACCATTACAGACCTCTCCCTCTCACATGTGGCACATTCATCTGCTTCCTCTCGCGCTGTACCAGAACGCCCCTGGGTACCATTCCACGTTGCCACTGGTCCCCTCTAtttccggccgccgccaccgctaGCAGACATAGAGAGGAGAGTGCAGGGCATCCCCGGGAGAGAGATGAGAGGATACTGTGAGAGGTGAGATGTCAGGCCGGAGTCATCGCCAGAGACAGGTGAGATGCGATTCGAGAGGATTGGCCGATTGGGTACGGAAGGGTGAGATCTAAGAAGATGGAGAACCTGATGATGGAGGATCAAGGCATCTGAGGGAGGCCTGACCTAGACGACGGCGAAGATCTAAGAAGATGTAGTACCCGATCTCGGCCGCCTCCGCAAGTATCGCTCCTCCTCTGTCTTCTCGCTTGGCAGCTTCACGGCAGGCATCTTCCTCCTCTGCGCACTCGTCCCTGCTCTCTTACTCCTCTCGCCCCCTCGGCATGTCAGGAGCACGAGATGAGGTGGTAGAGGGATCATATGGTCATATGGCTCTAGCAAATagatcggcggcggtggagggatcTGCGATGGCGGCTGGGGCGGGGGAAGGGGTCATTTGCGCGCAGGGCAGCGACCGCGGTGGGACGTGGGCGCGAAGGCTGCGGCTGGAGCTGGGGCGGCGGCCGCGACGGGAGGTGGCGGGGGCGGCCGCGACAGAGGTGGCGTGGGCGGCCGCGACGGGCGGCAGCGCATCGCGAGATGGGTGGAAGGAGGGGGCGGCACACTCATGGTCATTGGGTTAGCGTTTGAGGGAGGAAGATGGGGCGGGGATCGGCGGCGGctgcgagggcgagggcggcggcgaagggatcTGGTTTGGCTTCGCTCGAGGGCACCTGGAGGCTTCGTCCGCTCGCTCGTTCGCACGTTGCCAGTCCAAGACGGATTTTTTTTTTCTTAGAGGGTACTGAGTAAGCAGAGATGGGAGGATGATAAAAATAAAACGGAGGTGGGAGGATGACAAAAATAAACGAGCGAAAATAAACCGCGCGGATTATtcaccaactgcttcattaggagcAGAGATTTGATTTTGGCACGCCTACATCTATTTAGGTAAGCTTGATTCTAATACAAATCAAGTTGTATTCGACTTGTATACATACATCTATCTATTCAGGTTCAGTCACGTGGGTTTCTAAAAAATATCGAGTACCAGGGCTGGGTTGTAGTACCAGGCAACGCTAATGCATAGGAACATGTGCTAACCGAACTGGTCCACTTTATTTTTCTGTCCATCGTGTTTAGCTCCAGACGGAACGTTTGTGGGGAGCCGGAACATACTGTCAGTGTTCTGCCTTGTAAACGTGCAGGTGACGGACTCTTTATTTGTTACGGACAGGTATCTTATGCAGGTTGATTGATTCGCGTGGGGCTGTATATGTTTTTTTTTACTTGACTTGGTATATAGAGATGAATCTAGGCCGTCTAAATATCTTAAGTCTTGGGTGATAAATCTTCACCGTTTGTTTTCTATCATTTTATAATAATATAATAGAAGATAGAAGATTGGTGGTCATGTTGTCCCTCTATTCACAACGAATGTGATAAATCCCAGGACAATATGAGTTTGTCATCACATTCTAGCTTGTTGCATTCCTGAGCCCAACACTGTCATGCCGACATCACCATCATCTTATTTGCTGTTGCCATGGATTCGCTCATGCTTGGAGCTAGAAAAGAGGGACAGACCGTCGCCATGATTCCATAGCGGAATGATGAGAACTCATGTTCAGCGCCTGATTGCCTTTATAGAGCACATGCGTTCCTGATGGACCGCTACCCAATAATCTTGCCCTGTCTATTCCCTCGCTCACTTGCTATCTCCGCCCGCTGTTGTTTACTGGGTTTTTTGCTTGTCATTTCTGCTGATGATCATTCATTTCAGGAAGATACCTACCGGTTTTTGCTGTTACTTCTGAAAATACTGGTGAAGTAACAAAATTCATAGATTTTATAAAATATTCACAAAAACACAAAATGTTCAGACAGTTTTAAAAATATTAGTAAATTTTAAAAATTCAATAATTTTAATATATGTATTTGATAAATTAATCATGATTTATAAGAATGCTCATGATTGTCCAAAACTAAAAAAAATGGAAACCCCAAGAAGAAAAAATATACGTAAACACCAATTATTTTCCGGCGAGCCGACGTACGAACTACAAAGCTAACTTGCTAAACTGTTAAAATCACATCTTAATTGATCTTTCACCGATAGAATAAAACACACACATAGACTCGAGATTGTTTTGCCTGCATGTAATTTTTTCTGAAACTTAATTTTGCCTACGTGTTTATCAACAGGAGATTCAGGGTCCTGTACGTGTATATTTGTTGGACCAACTGCACCCATGGGCGCCCCTTTTCTGAACGAGCAAAATAACAAAATTTATAGAATTTAAAACTTTTTAGCAACCTGTATATTTTCAGGTTCCATGCTGGGAAGCCCTTTTCTGAAAATATGCATGGTTTTATTTTTGAGCGAAAATATGCAGTTTGTTAAAATGTTCATTTTTATTGAGCTTCAAGCTACACATGTGATAATGCGGGCTCAGCTGTTCTATTTAGATGGTTACCATGTTGCAGGTCACTTTGATGtatttagggcatctccagccgcgcccccaggaaggcctccccaggcgtttttttcgcgccggcgccgaaaagacggcccagtcgcgccccaggagcccgattttcgccggcttgggccgaaaacagcgacggcggacccagcccgatcccggcgcgctggggggcgcccgggggcgccggggcgagctgttttggcgcgaaaaagacgcgggccagccgcgtcagcgactcggcgcctcgtcttcccccaacggcctcggctttccgcggggaatcaatggcaaggctgccgccggtcggccttgccattgattcctcacgggcggcgcttcacggggcggcgcgccgacgcctcccttcccgcgcacgcgtacacacgggcgcggcccggctataaaagccagcagcctccactcgcctgtgcccagaccagtccccctcgccgccgtccaacccctccctctccctacctctcccgagcgccgccctccggcccctccctctacctctcctgagcccgccccgccccgccgttgccatggcagaacgcttccccggagacgaggcggcggccaacggcttcggccgtcgttcgctccgcgaacaggagtcctggctcctgttccaggcgaacatcccggcgccgccggacatgcgcgtcgGGCCATTGGGGTGGAGGCTCAGCACCGGGGGAgtacccattcccccgttgcctgacgcggccctagaatgggcgcgccaggactccattgcgatggagaaggcgcgccgggagaaggtgaaggagcgccagcgcgccgccatGCGCCACTTCGaagagcgccgacgcggccgcgatgaagaTGGGGTCGTCGTCCcacgcgacagcgacgacgacgcgccgccgccagtccgccatggcgacgccgggtccagcaggggcgcccgcgtcaaggaggagaaggccggcgacgatgacgatggcggcgacgacttcagcgcctttcttttttagattaggttaatgtcATGAAAATGGCGAATTTcgccgaaatttgccatgtttagacgaaatttgctatgtttggccgaaatttaactagtttttatcataacttcgccgaacgtCTCATCTTTTTTTTAATACGCGCCTAGGGACGGCcctgggggccgacggctgggggccgactcgcccccagggccattttttgcgccggctcacccccaggcggcgctttttgacgccccctggggggccaacggctggagatgcccttatgagTTTGATTTGATTCCCTACTACAACACAACTTTTGAATAATAATTATGGAACCCAGCTCCACCGGCCCAATATTGACAAATGGCTGGCCATTGGGGCTAGCCAGCCCAATCATCACCGGCGAAACATGCGACGCACATGATCTTGGAACGGACGAAGCCAACAGCGAAAAAAAAAGAGATCGCTCAGTTAGTAGAAAAAAACAAGAGAGACCGATCAGGCAATGGAGAGATCAAGGTGATAAAATAATCTTCGATAAGAACTTGTTGGATTCTTCCTGCAAAATTGGCTATGAATCGCCTGATGTATGCCAGGCGCCCTTGAAGCGAACGCAGCTCCTTAAGGTTTTGAGGAGGAGGCATTTCGAGTATGGCCTTGATTTTACTCGGGTCGATTTCTATTCCCCGATGTCGAATGACAAACCCTAGGAATTTGCCTGACGAGACCATGAAGGCGCACTTCAACGGGTTTAACTTGAGTGCATGTTGCCTTAGGTGGTCGAATACGATTCTGAGATGTTGAAGatgttcttcataggataccgcCTTTACAACGAGATCATCTACATAGCACTCGACAATCTTATGTATTATCTCATCGAAGATCTTAGTCATGGCACGTTGATATGGACGAAACATGGCATATCAGGGAACGGTACCTGTTTTTTAGGTACGAGGGATTACGTAATGTTACGTAGATTTACTTTCAAATCTCAACCGGCAATCTTTATTGTTAACATAAAATCAACGGATACAAAGGGATGGCGTATGAAGAACTAAGAAAGCTTTCTccttttattattaggtatagatatagatatagataaacAAAGAAACTGTTGGATAAAAAAAATCATCACTGAAATTTGTGACAAATCCTCCATATCATGGTATCGCTCGAAGGCCAACTGAATTGCTCATTTTCGGATATGTCATACATGAAATGTTCATATTCGATCTACAGACCTCAGCTACAGAAGCCTCGTGCTCACTGAATCATGTTCAGCTACAGAATATAAAATATATGAATTGTTCATCGGTATATATGTAACCTATCAACAGCTCCTCTTTGATATAACCTTCATCTAAAGCCTTCAGCTCATCTTTGATAGGACCGCAAGATCTATATATGGACTACTGCTCATTGAATCCATATCTTCATCTAAAGATTATATATGAATTTGTTCGGCTGCTATGATCAACTGCtcatctttgctttcgagatctatTTCATCTCAGAATGTAAAGCTGAAGTAATCCATGACCTCACGCCGACATGTTGGGCACCTTGACTCTTGGTAGAACCACGGTTTGATGCACGAGGTATGGAAGCTATGGGTGTGGAAGCACGGCAGCCTGACGATCTCCTCATCACCAGGCTCCAACTCCAAATGGCAAATCACGCACTCCTGGCCTGGTGCCGCCAGAGTTCCGGCAGCAGCGCCCGCCTCTTTGCAGGCGCGGATTAAGGCCAGTGGATGGTTGTGAACCAGACATACCAGTAGTGAGGGCAGGTGGATGTCGATGTCGAAGCGGAGGACGCCCTCAAGGCCGTCGATCTGGCGGCCGATCTCATCGGCGAAGTCCATTGGCAGGAAATCCTGGTCCCCCCAGTTCGCGGGGGCAAGGTCGTACTCGCCAGTCACCGGCCCGTCGGCGAGCATCCCATAGATGAGGTTGTGGCAGGCTTCGTAGCTGCGGAAGACCGCAGGGTCCGCGACCTCGACGCGGTGGTCGAAGGGCGCCCGTACATCGTGGAATGAGGCGTGGATGCTCCACCCTCCTGGCGGGTTGGCCTGGCTCCCGATCTTGCGCCTCCCGTGCGACACAAACACTTCGCCGTGGATGCGCATGGTGCTCGGGAGATCTGCCCGCTTGCGGTGGACGATAGTGCTCAGGGACACACCCCCACAGTCGAAGACGTGAGTCTCCGTGACCTCTGCAGCATGCGGCCACGGTGGCACCGCCATCGCCATGGCCCAAcgcgccttctctctctctctctctctctctctctctctctctagacgaAATGGATTCTGCTATCTCCCCCCGCAACATGGATTTCTTATAGGCGAAGGAGCGCAGGGATGCCTGAAGAGATATGGATTAGGTTGAAAATTTTCCTTTTTTGCTCCCCATAATTAATGTCGGTGAAGACTGGATACAGTTTAGAGACAACTAATGCTTTAATTTGTTTCCAAGATAAGCAGGCCATCGTAGCTTGAAGCCTTGGAGCGAGGACAGACCATAAACGACACCTTCAGTCTCCGCGTCTTCAGTATCTTCACAAGTGTTCAGCCTGTCACTGCGCGCAACTGCGCCAGCGCTGCCGAGACATCCACATTGAGCCGGTGTTTGGTCCAGCTCGACTGCGCCATAGCCCGAGCTTCACTTCCCTGCACTGAAACATCGATCGGTTGATTTCCTTGCCACAGGTAATGCTCGTGTGCCCTCTGCGGCATTGGTCTTGTCAGCAGGTCTTCTCAGGTGTATAGTACTTACTACCACCTGAGCTCAGTGCATAGCACTTACAAGGCAGTGGCCGTTCCTTCCATTCCAGGTTGCATAGCAATTACTGGGAACCTGAAGCACAGCATCAGGAGGAGGAAGTGCGCACTAGATAGATACCTCATGATGAGAAGGGACATACCATTTCAACCGTAAAACATGGAATATAAGGTGTCTTCTGCTGGAGCTAGGAATGTCAAGTCGGTAAGCCAAATAACAAATCATCTCTGTGATATTGTAACGACCATAGTACCTGGAGTTGGAGGACAGTTTATGCTTTTGCTCGTCTAACGACAAATGACTGAACGTATGCTTGCAGCTTAAGGAAAACTCTGGTGGCAACAGTGAATGAACGTGCAGTTCTGTTTTTGCCTACCTATGGATTTCATGCGGCAATGAGACTCGAACAATAACGTATGCTTGCACCTTTGTACACTACTGGAATTTCCTCACACGCCGAGTGCCCAGCTCTTCGCGAAGAACCAAACAACGGGCACTCAGTAAAGCTAAGTAAGCCTAGAGGAAGACTCGGCAACAGATGTTGGTTGGCAAACACAGGCATTCACAGATAACCTGTGCAACACACTCAGCAAACACCCTTTTTGCCGAGAGCCAAACAGCGATCGCACGGCAAAGTGGTGCCACATACCACTTCCAGGAGTGGATAACGGCTCGGTGACGGTGGCACTGCTCTGGCGAGAGCCCGTGGTTTGGCTCCTATTTCCTTGCGTTATTAATTTGGCCGTTTCCGTCTATGTGAGAGCTGAGTTACAACCACCTCGCTTAAGGATGAGTAGTAGAACTAGTTGGATAGTCCAGAAGTAGTGAGCTTTGGTCTTCATTACACTCTGGTTAAGGATGTGGACTGTAACTATGAATCTTCACCTGTTCTGGGTAGAGAAGGTTCATAGTGACAGTCAATATTACTAGCAATAGTGATGGATGTCGGCGCTTTTTGTTAATTCAATTAAATTTTCTTTGAATTTTTCGTCTGTATGAGAGCAATGATCCAACCGTTTAAATCCAAGGAACATCATACGATACCGGAAATCAGCCcttgtagggtgtggtaaaagtgTGAGGCCGCTTGTAAACTGCATCATCTctctgggtatcgagagggaacgtgtcggGTTTGTAAAGGAAGTGCGGGTCATGTTCCTttgttggcctcgaaacttctcatgCTCTCAGTGGTGGCCATCGAATGACATGTGCCAGGCCCCCGCATTTTTTGGACTCGCCTGCAATATTTTAGACATTTATTGCACTGCTAGGGTTTCAACGCCAGGAATTACAGATCAACAAGGcggcacatgaaatcatgcccaAAATCGGCATGAAAAATTCTATGTGATGTCCTTGCAACATGTGCAGGCCTTGTGCAGACGAGGGACGGGCAGGCCCAGCTACCAGTGGCGAAATTATCTCGACGGCATGCCTGAACCAACTGTTAATTGGAAAATCGTATGATGCCAAAAATCCTCGGGAGGTGGTGCGGTGTCCCCACATGGCCTCTGTtgggtgtggtaaaagtttggcCGTGTTTCGAATAGGCCTGACCTGAGGCTGCTTCTAAGCTACACCGTCTCCGAGGTAGTCTCTAGGTATCGAGAGGGAACATGTcg from Triticum aestivum cultivar Chinese Spring chromosome 3B, IWGSC CS RefSeq v2.1, whole genome shotgun sequence includes these protein-coding regions:
- the LOC123072245 gene encoding uncharacterized protein, producing the protein MKLTNKEIMVMRHFSPPLAIQRASGVAHASHLVAVTDRQEQGWGCIKEESGAVGEGLLLGGPWGSKVDCWSLMESGSCSKIYDILWKLQVGQAVHEDPMMTTKVYKQQYNNSRNLHLNTALFSRIIISRLESTSPHNLQSSTIMFCFMFYDQVISIHGYSQRQRRGAYDEGFANKGVLVNYPVC